A single window of Kitasatospora sp. HUAS MG31 DNA harbors:
- a CDS encoding GNAT family N-acetyltransferase, giving the protein MYAVPLAEDAELRSLEPWQAEEFLAHMDRARANTDPFIPWARRSTDLESARATLQSYADRQASDSGRIFGIWSAGTLVGGVMFVHFDVGTGNCEIGAWVEKAGEGRGLVSAAVRRLIDYALVERGLQRVEWWNSTRNPRSRAVAQRMGMHLDGVLRENFPHDGVRLDMELWSVLAREWPGADTAADSSGNPAGNTSADGTPKTA; this is encoded by the coding sequence ATGTACGCCGTGCCGCTCGCCGAGGACGCCGAGCTCCGATCGCTCGAACCGTGGCAGGCCGAGGAGTTCCTGGCCCACATGGACCGGGCCCGGGCCAACACCGATCCGTTCATCCCCTGGGCCCGCCGCTCCACCGACCTGGAATCCGCCCGGGCCACCCTCCAGTCGTACGCGGACCGCCAGGCCTCGGACTCGGGCCGGATCTTCGGGATCTGGTCGGCGGGCACGCTGGTCGGCGGCGTGATGTTCGTGCACTTCGACGTCGGTACGGGCAACTGCGAGATCGGCGCCTGGGTGGAGAAGGCCGGCGAGGGACGCGGGCTGGTGAGCGCCGCGGTCCGCCGTCTGATCGATTACGCACTGGTCGAACGCGGGCTGCAGCGGGTCGAGTGGTGGAACAGCACGAGGAATCCCCGGAGCCGGGCGGTGGCGCAGCGGATGGGCATGCACCTGGACGGCGTGTTGCGGGAGAACTTCCCGCACGACGGCGTCCGCCTGGACATGGAACTGTGGTCGGTGCTGGCCCGCGAATGGCCCGGCGCGGACACCGCCGCGGACTCCTCCGGGAACCCCGCCGGGAACACTTCTGCGGACGGCACCCCGAAAACCGCGTGA
- a CDS encoding enoyl-CoA hydratase/isomerase family protein yields the protein MQPVDTGVEGLRARYGGAVATLVLDRPHRRNALTLSMWQGLPGVLDRLAALPGIRALVLTGAEGTFSAGADIAELAGVYGDPARADAYHADNVAAEEALAAFPHPTVAAVSGDCVGGGCQLAVACDLRFAAEGARFGITPAKLGVVYPAVPTVRLARLVGPSRAKYLLFSAELVDAAQAERFNLVDRVVPAPASVLEQALEFARVVANRSPQTIGAVKDALAGPLELAGEAVAPWERKSRLAPDVREGLAAFLEKRAPQF from the coding sequence ATGCAGCCCGTCGACACCGGCGTGGAGGGACTGCGTGCCCGGTACGGCGGCGCGGTGGCGACGCTGGTGCTGGACCGGCCGCACCGCCGCAACGCGCTGACCCTGAGCATGTGGCAGGGGCTGCCGGGGGTCCTGGACCGGCTGGCGGCGCTGCCGGGGATCCGGGCGCTGGTGCTGACCGGCGCCGAGGGGACCTTCTCGGCGGGTGCGGACATCGCCGAACTGGCCGGTGTCTACGGCGATCCCGCCCGGGCCGACGCCTACCACGCGGACAACGTCGCGGCGGAGGAGGCGCTGGCCGCCTTCCCGCACCCGACCGTGGCCGCGGTGAGCGGGGACTGCGTGGGCGGGGGCTGCCAGCTGGCGGTCGCCTGTGACCTGCGGTTCGCCGCGGAGGGCGCCCGGTTCGGGATCACCCCGGCCAAGCTGGGGGTGGTCTACCCGGCGGTGCCGACCGTGCGGCTGGCCCGGCTGGTCGGGCCGTCCCGGGCCAAGTACCTGCTGTTCTCGGCGGAGTTGGTGGACGCGGCGCAGGCCGAGCGGTTCAACCTGGTGGACCGGGTGGTGCCGGCGCCCGCCTCGGTGCTGGAGCAGGCGCTGGAGTTCGCCCGGGTGGTGGCGAACCGTTCCCCGCAGACCATCGGCGCGGTGAAGGACGCCCTGGCCGGTCCGCTGGAGCTGGCCGGCGAGGCGGTGGCGCCGTGGGAGCGCAAGTCCCGGCTGGCCCCGGACGTCCGGGAGGGCCTGGCCGCCTTCCTGGAGAAGCGCGCCCCGCAATTCTGA
- a CDS encoding TetR/AcrR family transcriptional regulator — protein MTPARGDHDARRADVSRAVWRVLAERGFEGLTLRAVAAEMGASTGLLTHYFPSKRALLKHALDVLDRQSAERPRPAEERAGGAVGLAMLRAVLLDILPLTPQSAAGNRIWVSSWDVALADPDLAAEHAERYRAARRRMTGHVEDARRLGELPAGRPAEDVAAAAQSFVLGLVVQALFAPAEFPAERQTALLDAYLAGIAAA, from the coding sequence ATGACACCCGCCCGTGGAGACCATGACGCCCGCCGAGCCGACGTCTCCCGGGCGGTCTGGCGGGTGCTGGCCGAGCGCGGCTTCGAAGGGCTGACACTGCGCGCCGTGGCCGCCGAGATGGGAGCCTCCACCGGACTGCTGACCCACTACTTCCCGAGCAAGCGGGCCCTGCTCAAGCACGCGCTGGACGTCCTGGACCGGCAGTCCGCCGAGCGGCCCCGGCCCGCGGAGGAGCGCGCCGGCGGGGCGGTGGGCCTGGCGATGCTGCGGGCGGTCCTGCTGGACATCCTCCCGCTCACCCCGCAGAGCGCCGCCGGCAACCGGATCTGGGTGAGCTCCTGGGACGTCGCCCTGGCCGACCCCGACCTGGCCGCCGAGCACGCCGAGCGGTACCGGGCCGCCCGGCGGCGGATGACCGGGCACGTCGAGGACGCGCGGCGGCTCGGCGAACTGCCGGCCGGGCGGCCGGCCGAGGACGTGGCCGCGGCGGCCCAGAGCTTCGTGCTGGGGCTGGTGGTGCAGGCGCTGTTCGCCCCCGCCGAGTTCCCGGCCGAGCGGCAGACCGCGCTGCTGGACGCCTACCTGGCGGGGATCGCCGCGGCCTGA
- a CDS encoding RidA family protein, with protein MVQRSTVPSLFPPPGYAHTAVVPPGTRLAFLAGGVPLAGDGTLVGPGDHVAQTHQVLANVAEALRHVGSGLEWVVASTVYVVAADPGPLSAVWEVVDASGLADGPHTSTLLGVSTLGYTGQLVEITVTAVVPGPAAVEG; from the coding sequence GTGGTCCAGCGCAGCACCGTGCCGAGTCTCTTCCCGCCGCCGGGGTACGCCCACACGGCCGTGGTCCCGCCGGGTACCCGGCTGGCCTTCCTCGCCGGCGGCGTCCCGCTGGCCGGGGACGGCACCCTGGTCGGCCCCGGCGACCACGTGGCCCAGACGCACCAGGTGCTGGCCAATGTGGCCGAGGCGCTGCGGCACGTGGGGAGCGGGCTGGAGTGGGTGGTGGCGTCCACGGTCTACGTGGTGGCCGCCGATCCGGGGCCGCTCTCCGCGGTCTGGGAGGTGGTCGACGCCTCGGGCCTGGCGGACGGTCCGCACACCTCCACCCTGCTCGGGGTCTCCACCCTGGGCTACACCGGGCAGTTGGTGGAGATCACAGTGACGGCCGTGGTGCCCGGACCGGCGGCTGTGGAAGGGTGA
- a CDS encoding glycoside hydrolase family 5 protein, whose protein sequence is MRIRRTLAALCLAAAVLGGATVPAAAADPGQRQTTARVPFPTGTTVDASGRTLFADPRGRALNLRGFNLDKYAEATEADVGAIAAHGFTLIRLPVSWTRLEPARDRYDRAEFDRVRRVLDWAEEYGLLAVVDFHQDVYGPKFGGGDRGIPVWATRDDDLPFTPDPDDWFAGYFQPAVQAAFRHLYDDADLRRWQTDFYTTVARELLGHRALLGYDLFNEPFGPIEGDPSDPAVLAAAAAELERGRLADMYRRLITAVRAVDDSAWLFVEPTVLVGQGVPTALPGFADPRRGPDRIGYAPHFYDTAVEAGRDWDPTGGFVEAYTAAITAYPRAHRLPVLVGEWGPPSARTPGNADLVRRQTAAMSGFAAAWTMWYWCRGDGGYCALGPDGRPAPGHGPAFGPYATAVAGTPVAETLRDGVYTLTFTPTRPGGWTELALADTARITVTGTPVTVVHRTPGAARVLLPAARPHTTVTVTVTP, encoded by the coding sequence GTGCGTATCCGCCGTACCTTAGCCGCGCTCTGTCTGGCCGCCGCCGTCCTGGGCGGCGCCACCGTCCCCGCCGCGGCGGCGGACCCCGGGCAGCGGCAGACCACCGCCCGCGTCCCCTTCCCCACCGGCACCACGGTGGACGCCTCCGGGCGCACCCTGTTCGCCGACCCCCGCGGCCGGGCGCTGAACCTGCGCGGGTTCAACCTCGACAAGTACGCGGAGGCCACCGAGGCCGATGTCGGGGCGATCGCCGCGCACGGGTTCACCCTGATCCGGCTGCCGGTCTCCTGGACCCGGCTGGAACCCGCCCGCGACCGCTACGACCGCGCCGAGTTCGACCGGGTGCGCCGGGTCCTCGACTGGGCCGAGGAGTACGGCCTGCTCGCCGTGGTCGACTTCCACCAGGACGTCTACGGGCCGAAGTTCGGCGGCGGGGACCGCGGCATCCCGGTCTGGGCCACCCGCGACGACGACCTGCCGTTCACCCCGGACCCCGACGACTGGTTCGCCGGCTACTTCCAGCCCGCCGTCCAGGCCGCCTTCCGCCACCTCTACGACGACGCCGACCTGCGCCGCTGGCAGACCGACTTCTACACCACCGTCGCCCGCGAACTCCTGGGCCACCGCGCGCTGCTGGGCTACGACCTGTTCAACGAGCCGTTCGGACCGATCGAGGGCGACCCGAGTGACCCCGCCGTGCTGGCGGCGGCCGCCGCGGAGCTGGAACGCGGCCGGCTCGCCGACATGTACCGCCGGCTGATCACCGCCGTCCGCGCCGTGGACGACAGCGCCTGGCTGTTCGTCGAGCCGACCGTCCTGGTCGGACAGGGCGTGCCCACCGCCCTGCCCGGCTTCGCCGACCCCCGCCGGGGCCCGGATCGGATCGGGTACGCCCCGCACTTCTACGACACCGCCGTGGAGGCGGGCCGGGACTGGGACCCGACCGGCGGCTTCGTCGAGGCGTACACCGCCGCGATCACCGCCTACCCGCGGGCCCACCGGCTGCCGGTCCTGGTCGGCGAGTGGGGCCCGCCCAGCGCCCGCACCCCCGGCAACGCCGACCTGGTGCGGCGGCAGACCGCGGCCATGTCGGGCTTCGCCGCCGCCTGGACCATGTGGTACTGGTGCCGCGGCGACGGCGGCTACTGCGCGCTCGGCCCGGACGGCCGCCCGGCCCCCGGCCACGGACCCGCCTTCGGGCCGTACGCCACCGCGGTCGCCGGGACCCCGGTCGCCGAGACCCTGCGCGACGGGGTCTACACGCTCACCTTCACGCCCACCCGCCCCGGCGGCTGGACGGAACTCGCCCTCGCCGACACCGCCCGGATCACCGTCACCGGCACTCCGGTCACCGTCGTCCACCGCACCCCCGGCGCCGCCCGCGTCCTGCTGCCCGCCGCCCGCCCGCACACCACGGTCACGGTGACGGTGACGCCGTAG
- a CDS encoding acyl-CoA dehydrogenase family protein, translated as MSTFSLDPGPDQIAVRDWLHGFAADVMRPAAAEWDEREETPWPIIQEAAKLGIYSLDFYAQQFFDPSGVGIPIAMEELFWGDAGIGLSIVGTTLAAVAVLANGTEEQIGTWAPQMFGTPDEVKVAAFCSSEPDAGSDVSALRTRAVYDEAKDEWVLTGTKTWATNGGIAAVHVVVATVEPELGARGQASFIVPPGTPGLAQGQKFKKHGIRASHTAEVVLDGVRVPGHCLLGGKEKLDERLARAREGVRKGGKNAAMATFEASRPAVGAQAIGIARAAYEVALDYARTRTQFGRPIIDNQGVAFQLADMKTRIDAARLLVWRASWMAATNQPFTSAEGSMSKLYAGETAKYVTAQAMQILGGNGFTREYPVERMHRDSAIYTIFEGTSEIQRLVIARAISGLPIR; from the coding sequence ATGAGCACCTTCTCCCTCGACCCCGGTCCGGACCAGATCGCGGTCCGCGACTGGCTGCACGGCTTCGCCGCCGACGTGATGCGCCCGGCCGCCGCCGAGTGGGACGAGCGCGAGGAGACGCCCTGGCCGATCATCCAGGAGGCCGCCAAGCTCGGCATCTACTCGCTGGACTTCTACGCCCAGCAGTTCTTCGACCCCTCCGGCGTCGGCATCCCGATCGCCATGGAGGAACTGTTCTGGGGCGACGCCGGCATCGGCCTGTCCATCGTGGGCACCACCCTGGCCGCCGTCGCCGTCCTCGCCAACGGCACCGAGGAGCAGATCGGCACCTGGGCCCCGCAGATGTTCGGCACCCCGGACGAGGTCAAGGTCGCCGCCTTCTGCTCCTCCGAGCCCGACGCCGGCTCCGACGTCTCCGCGCTGCGCACCCGGGCCGTCTACGACGAGGCCAAGGACGAGTGGGTGCTCACCGGCACCAAGACCTGGGCCACCAACGGCGGGATCGCCGCCGTCCACGTGGTCGTCGCCACCGTCGAACCCGAGCTCGGCGCCCGCGGCCAGGCCTCGTTCATCGTCCCGCCCGGCACCCCCGGCCTCGCCCAGGGCCAGAAGTTCAAGAAGCACGGCATCCGCGCCTCGCACACCGCCGAGGTGGTCCTGGACGGCGTCCGGGTGCCCGGCCACTGCCTGCTCGGCGGCAAGGAGAAGCTCGACGAGCGCCTCGCCCGGGCCCGCGAGGGCGTCCGCAAGGGCGGCAAGAACGCCGCCATGGCCACCTTCGAGGCCTCCCGCCCGGCCGTCGGCGCCCAGGCGATCGGCATCGCCCGGGCCGCGTACGAGGTCGCCCTGGACTACGCCAGGACCAGGACGCAGTTCGGCCGGCCGATCATCGACAACCAGGGCGTGGCCTTCCAGCTGGCCGACATGAAGACCCGGATCGACGCGGCCCGGCTGCTGGTCTGGCGGGCCTCGTGGATGGCCGCCACCAACCAGCCGTTCACCAGCGCCGAGGGCTCGATGTCCAAGCTGTACGCCGGCGAGACCGCCAAGTACGTGACCGCGCAGGCGATGCAGATCCTCGGCGGCAACGGCTTCACCCGCGAGTACCCGGTGGAGCGGATGCACCGGGACAGCGCGATCTACACCATCTTCGAAGGCACCAGCGAGATCCAGCGGCTGGTGATCGCCCGGGCCATCTCGGGGCTGCCGATCCGGTAA